A part of Acidobacteriota bacterium genomic DNA contains:
- a CDS encoding ABC transporter ATP-binding protein, which translates to MSENGSLVDVLNLHKEFRRGSERIDVLKGLTLDMPQGDYLALMGPSGSGKTTLLNLLGGLDRPTDGSITVGGDRIDRMSGGNLAHWRARHIGFVFQLYNLLPVLTAERNVELPLLLTPLSRSERRKHVATALDVVGLSDRAKHYPRQLSGGQEQRVGIARAIVTDPTLLLCDEPTGDLDRKSGDEILDLLDALNREHGKTIVMVTHDAHAAARARRTLHLNKGTLSTEPVA; encoded by the coding sequence ATGAGCGAGAACGGATCACTGGTCGACGTGCTGAACCTGCACAAGGAGTTCCGGCGAGGCTCGGAGCGGATTGACGTGCTCAAGGGGCTGACCCTCGACATGCCGCAGGGGGATTACCTGGCCCTGATGGGGCCTTCCGGTTCCGGGAAGACGACGCTGCTCAACCTGCTGGGCGGCCTCGACCGGCCGACCGACGGCTCGATCACCGTCGGGGGCGACCGGATCGACCGCATGTCGGGCGGCAACCTCGCCCACTGGCGCGCCCGGCACATCGGCTTCGTCTTCCAGCTCTATAACCTGCTGCCCGTACTGACCGCGGAACGCAACGTCGAGCTGCCGCTGCTGCTGACGCCGCTCTCGCGATCCGAACGCCGGAAGCACGTGGCTACGGCGCTCGACGTGGTCGGCCTCTCGGACCGGGCGAAGCACTATCCCCGTCAGCTTTCCGGGGGACAGGAACAGCGCGTGGGCATCGCGCGCGCCATCGTCACCGACCCGACGCTGCTGCTCTGCGACGAACCCACCGGCGACCTTGACCGGAAGTCGGGCGACGAGATTCTCGACCTGCTCGACGCCCTGAATCGCGAGCACGGCAAGACCATCGTCATGGTGACGCACGACGCGCACGCCGCCGCCCGCGCGCGGCGAACACTCCACCTGAACAAGGGAACGCTCTCGACGGAGCCGGTCGCATGA
- a CDS encoding heavy metal translocating P-type ATPase, whose translation MSVATRDPVCGMTVDPEQSRFSFDYGGTTYHFCCGGCHAAFQQDPEAFLKASGGAATVPMMHGHHAAPTEEAARPDRPSPAAHGVPTAAGSSPVPAGAVYVCPMCPDVRETEPVPCPNCGMALQPLGATPDEGPNVELIDMTRRFWIAAAIGFPVFALAMTEMVAGAGGLPISRAVSNWLQLACAAPVVLWAGRPFFERAWTSLVNRSPNMFTLIALGVGAAFVYSAAATIAPGAFPDGFRMNGGVEPYFDTAVVIVVLVLLGQVLELRARHRTGGALRALLDLAPPMARRVTAAGEADVPLADVQVGDILRVRPGDRIPVDGVVTEGRSAVDESMVSGEPIPIEKEAGSPVVGATVNGAGGLLMRAERVGCDTLLARIVQMVSDAQRSRAPIQRVADQVASVFVPAVVSVAVVAFIAWSLVGPEPRLALALLSAVAVLIIACPCALGLATPMAIMVGTGRGATAGVLIRDAEALETLARVDTLIVDKTGTLTEGRPRVGTVSGPLEEDELLRLAAGLERASEHPLAAAIVEAAEQRGAVAAAAEEFEYRPGQGVAGRVEGRPVVIGAATFLAERGVEAAALAEDAERARERGETVVFVALNGEAAGIIGVVDPVREAAAEAVGLLRAEGIRVVMATGDNRVTAGAVAARVGIGRDDIHADALPSDKQRIVSEELAAGRIVAMAGDGINDAPALAAASVGIAMGTGTDIAMESAGVTLVRGDLRGIVRARRLSRATMRNIRQNLFLAFVYNGVGVPVAAGVLYPVIGLLISPIWASAAMTLSSLSVIGNALRLRRAAL comes from the coding sequence ATGTCCGTCGCTACCCGCGACCCGGTCTGCGGCATGACCGTGGATCCGGAGCAGTCCCGCTTCTCGTTCGACTACGGCGGCACGACGTATCACTTTTGTTGCGGCGGCTGCCACGCCGCTTTCCAGCAGGATCCCGAGGCCTTCCTGAAGGCTTCCGGCGGTGCCGCAACCGTCCCCATGATGCATGGCCACCACGCCGCGCCGACCGAAGAGGCCGCGCGCCCGGACCGGCCATCGCCGGCCGCCCATGGTGTTCCGACGGCGGCCGGTAGTTCGCCCGTCCCTGCGGGCGCCGTGTACGTCTGCCCGATGTGCCCGGACGTCCGCGAGACGGAACCCGTGCCGTGCCCCAACTGCGGCATGGCGCTCCAACCGCTCGGGGCGACGCCGGACGAGGGGCCGAATGTCGAACTGATCGACATGACGCGCCGCTTCTGGATTGCGGCGGCGATCGGATTCCCGGTGTTCGCGCTGGCGATGACGGAGATGGTGGCGGGCGCCGGCGGACTGCCGATCTCGCGGGCGGTTTCCAACTGGCTGCAGCTTGCCTGCGCGGCGCCGGTCGTCCTGTGGGCGGGCCGTCCCTTCTTCGAGCGCGCCTGGACATCGCTGGTGAACCGCAGTCCGAACATGTTCACGCTGATCGCCCTGGGAGTGGGCGCCGCGTTCGTCTACAGCGCCGCCGCCACGATTGCCCCCGGCGCTTTCCCCGACGGCTTCCGGATGAACGGCGGGGTCGAGCCGTACTTCGACACCGCGGTGGTGATCGTGGTTCTCGTCCTGCTGGGCCAGGTGCTTGAGCTGCGCGCGCGTCACCGGACCGGCGGAGCGCTGCGGGCGCTGCTCGACCTTGCGCCGCCGATGGCGCGCCGCGTGACGGCGGCAGGTGAAGCGGACGTGCCGCTTGCGGACGTCCAGGTGGGCGACATCCTGCGCGTGCGGCCGGGTGATCGGATCCCGGTGGATGGCGTCGTGACCGAGGGGCGCAGTGCGGTCGATGAATCGATGGTCAGCGGCGAACCGATTCCCATCGAGAAGGAGGCCGGATCGCCGGTCGTGGGCGCCACGGTGAATGGCGCCGGCGGTCTCCTGATGCGGGCCGAGCGGGTCGGCTGCGACACCCTGCTGGCGCGAATCGTCCAGATGGTGTCCGACGCCCAGCGCAGCCGCGCACCCATTCAGCGGGTCGCGGACCAGGTGGCGAGCGTCTTCGTTCCGGCGGTCGTGTCGGTCGCCGTTGTCGCCTTCATCGCCTGGTCCCTCGTCGGGCCGGAACCGCGCCTTGCCCTCGCGCTGCTGAGCGCCGTCGCCGTCCTGATCATCGCGTGCCCCTGTGCGCTCGGCCTCGCCACGCCGATGGCAATCATGGTCGGCACGGGCCGCGGAGCCACCGCCGGCGTGTTGATCCGGGACGCCGAGGCGCTCGAGACGCTTGCGCGCGTCGACACCCTGATCGTCGACAAGACGGGCACGCTGACGGAGGGACGGCCGCGTGTCGGGACGGTCTCGGGTCCACTGGAGGAGGACGAGCTGCTGCGTCTGGCGGCGGGTCTGGAGCGGGCGAGCGAGCATCCCCTCGCGGCGGCCATCGTCGAGGCGGCGGAACAGCGGGGCGCCGTTGCGGCGGCGGCCGAGGAATTCGAGTACCGGCCGGGGCAGGGGGTTGCCGGGCGCGTCGAGGGCAGGCCGGTAGTAATCGGGGCAGCGACGTTCCTGGCGGAACGCGGCGTGGAGGCTGCCGCGCTGGCCGAGGATGCGGAGCGGGCGCGTGAGCGTGGCGAAACCGTCGTGTTCGTGGCGCTCAACGGTGAGGCGGCAGGGATCATCGGGGTGGTCGATCCGGTCAGGGAGGCCGCGGCCGAGGCGGTGGGCCTGTTGCGGGCGGAGGGCATCCGCGTCGTGATGGCGACGGGAGACAATCGCGTGACGGCAGGCGCGGTGGCGGCACGGGTCGGCATCGGACGCGACGATATCCATGCCGACGCGCTGCCCTCGGACAAGCAGCGGATCGTGTCGGAAGAACTGGCGGCGGGGCGGATCGTCGCGATGGCGGGGGACGGAATCAACGACGCACCGGCGCTGGCCGCGGCGTCAGTCGGGATCGCGATGGGCACCGGCACCGATATCGCCATGGAGAGCGCGGGGGTGACGCTCGTGCGCGGCGACCTACGGGGCATCGTGAGGGCGCGTCGCCTGAGCCGGGCGACGATGCGCAATATCCGGCAGAACCTGTTCCTCGCCTTCGTCTACAACGGCGTTGGCGTGCCGGTGGCGGCGGGCGTGCTCTATCCGGTGATCGGCCTTCTCATCAGCCCGATCTGGGCGAGCGCGGCGATGACGTTGAGCTCGCTCTCGGTGATTGGGAACGCGTTGCGTCTCCGGCGCGCCGCCTTGTAG
- a CDS encoding phage holin family protein: MKWFFLHWLTTGIALGVAAWILPGVTITSLPALAVAALVLGLVNSVVRPVLLILTLPLTVMTLGVFYLVVNGVAFALAAWIVPGFQVASFFWAVAGAVLVGLMSMFIGSFRSRERDRFRA, from the coding sequence ATGAAGTGGTTCTTCCTGCACTGGCTGACGACCGGCATTGCGCTCGGCGTCGCGGCCTGGATCCTGCCCGGCGTGACGATCACGTCGCTGCCGGCCCTCGCCGTCGCCGCCCTCGTGCTCGGCCTGGTGAACAGCGTCGTCAGGCCGGTGCTGCTCATCCTCACGCTGCCGCTGACGGTAATGACGCTCGGCGTCTTCTATCTCGTGGTCAACGGTGTCGCGTTCGCGCTCGCCGCGTGGATCGTGCCGGGCTTCCAGGTGGCGTCGTTCTTCTGGGCCGTGGCGGGAGCCGTCCTGGTCGGCCTGATGTCGATGTTCATCGGCAGCTTCCGGTCTCGCGAACGCGACCGGTTTCGCGCGTAG
- a CDS encoding ABC transporter permease: protein MKYLPFVWKNLFRRKTRTFFTVASIAVAFILFAYLMAVRQSFSMGVSVAGADRLLVSHKVSLIQPLPESYLGRIASVDGVADLSFSQWFGGIYQDPRNFFPQFAVDPESYLRLYPEIVLTDGERDAWFRNRTGAIVGRSLADRFGWEVGDRIPLQGTIFRTANDAPWEFTIDGIFEPGEEGFDTQILYFHYEYLAEANSLGERFVGQYVIRVEDPDAADAIAAAVDARFANSPAETKTSTESAFAQAFANQAGNIGAIISAVLAAVFFTILVIAGNTMAQAVRERTSELAVLKTLGFTDRKVLMLVLLESFALVAAGSGVGLGIGYLFIRAGDPTGGFLQGFHVPPGDWVLGIALAAGLGLLTGILPGVQATRLRIVNALRKV, encoded by the coding sequence ATGAAGTACCTGCCGTTCGTCTGGAAGAACCTCTTTCGGCGGAAGACGCGTACCTTCTTTACCGTCGCGTCGATCGCCGTCGCCTTCATCCTCTTCGCATACCTGATGGCGGTGCGGCAATCGTTCAGCATGGGCGTCAGCGTCGCGGGCGCCGACCGTCTGCTGGTGAGTCACAAGGTGTCGCTTATTCAGCCGCTCCCCGAGAGCTACCTGGGGCGGATTGCCTCCGTCGACGGCGTCGCGGACCTCAGTTTCTCGCAGTGGTTCGGCGGCATCTACCAGGATCCGCGTAACTTCTTCCCCCAGTTCGCCGTCGATCCCGAGAGCTACCTTCGCCTGTACCCGGAGATCGTCCTGACGGACGGCGAACGCGATGCCTGGTTCCGAAACCGGACCGGCGCCATCGTCGGGCGTAGTCTCGCCGATCGGTTCGGCTGGGAGGTGGGTGACCGGATCCCGCTGCAGGGGACGATCTTCCGAACCGCCAATGACGCGCCGTGGGAGTTCACGATCGACGGCATCTTCGAGCCCGGCGAGGAAGGTTTCGACACGCAGATCCTGTACTTCCACTACGAGTACCTCGCCGAAGCAAACTCGCTCGGGGAACGGTTCGTCGGCCAGTACGTCATCCGGGTGGAAGACCCGGACGCGGCGGACGCGATCGCGGCCGCGGTGGATGCCCGCTTCGCCAACTCGCCGGCCGAAACGAAGACCTCCACCGAATCGGCGTTCGCGCAGGCCTTCGCCAATCAGGCGGGCAACATCGGCGCCATCATTTCAGCCGTCCTTGCCGCCGTCTTCTTCACGATCCTGGTCATCGCCGGCAACACGATGGCGCAGGCGGTCCGGGAACGGACGAGCGAGCTGGCGGTATTGAAGACGCTCGGATTCACCGATCGGAAGGTCCTGATGCTCGTGCTGCTGGAATCGTTCGCGCTCGTGGCGGCGGGCAGCGGCGTGGGGCTCGGAATCGGGTATCTGTTCATCCGCGCGGGCGATCCGACCGGCGGCTTCCTGCAGGGGTTCCACGTCCCGCCGGGCGACTGGGTGCTCGGCATCGCGCTGGCGGCGGGGCTGGGCCTTCTGACTGGCATACTTCCCGGCGTGCAGGCCACGCGCCTGCGGATCGTCAACGCTCTCCGAAAGGTATGA
- a CDS encoding efflux RND transporter periplasmic adaptor subunit produces the protein MASLDELKIDRSRRRYTWIAPLMGVIGVIAITGAGGLAAWRWWDASQVPTVRTAAVRQTVAGDQQPTVLNASGYVTARLQSTVSSKVTGRITEVLVEEGMEVREGQVLARLDDSTERARLALTEAQLQAQRGALAEMEVRYNEAILDLERQERLLEEGIVGRAEFDTARAEADSLRARIANQREQIIVAERQIHLQRTAIDDMVIRAPFSGVAISKDAQPGEMISPVSAGGGFTRTGICTLVDMSSLEIEVDVNESYIGRVEPEQRVVANLDAYPDWDIPASVITTIPAADRQRATVLVRIAFDELGDPRILPDMGVNVAFLEAGEPAAVADADPDAEPRLWIPANAVRNEGETTAIFLLRGDTVERRAVTLGIEDGADIEVLSGVTLSDQVVVEPPPALVDGDRVLAN, from the coding sequence ATGGCTTCGCTGGACGAACTGAAGATCGACCGGTCCCGCCGCCGCTACACGTGGATCGCTCCCTTGATGGGGGTGATCGGAGTGATCGCCATCACCGGCGCCGGCGGGCTCGCGGCATGGCGGTGGTGGGACGCGTCCCAGGTTCCAACCGTTCGGACGGCGGCGGTGCGGCAGACTGTCGCGGGCGATCAGCAGCCCACCGTGCTAAATGCGTCGGGCTACGTGACGGCGAGGCTGCAGTCCACGGTTTCCTCGAAGGTGACGGGACGGATCACCGAAGTGCTGGTGGAAGAGGGTATGGAGGTGCGCGAGGGGCAGGTTCTCGCGCGCCTGGATGACTCGACGGAACGGGCACGACTAGCGCTGACCGAGGCGCAACTACAGGCCCAAAGGGGCGCGCTGGCCGAAATGGAAGTCCGTTACAACGAGGCGATCCTCGACCTCGAACGGCAGGAGCGGCTGCTTGAGGAAGGGATTGTCGGCCGGGCCGAGTTCGATACCGCCAGGGCGGAAGCGGATTCCCTGCGCGCGCGGATCGCCAATCAGCGGGAACAGATCATAGTTGCGGAACGTCAAATCCACCTGCAGAGGACCGCGATCGACGACATGGTGATCCGGGCGCCGTTCAGCGGAGTCGCGATATCGAAGGACGCGCAGCCGGGAGAGATGATTTCTCCCGTGAGCGCCGGGGGCGGCTTCACAAGGACCGGTATCTGCACGCTGGTCGACATGTCCTCGCTGGAGATCGAAGTGGACGTAAACGAGAGCTACATCGGCCGCGTCGAGCCGGAACAGCGGGTGGTGGCGAACCTCGACGCCTACCCGGACTGGGACATCCCGGCGTCGGTCATCACGACAATACCGGCCGCCGACCGGCAGCGGGCGACCGTGCTCGTGCGAATTGCGTTCGATGAACTGGGCGATCCGCGCATCCTGCCCGACATGGGCGTGAACGTGGCGTTTCTGGAGGCGGGAGAGCCGGCTGCGGTGGCTGATGCGGACCCGGATGCGGAACCGCGGCTCTGGATACCGGCGAATGCGGTGCGGAACGAGGGAGAGACGACGGCGATCTTCCTCCTCCGGGGCGATACGGTGGAGCGGCGGGCGGTGACGCTCGGGATCGAGGATGGAGCGGATATCGAGGTGCTGTCTGGGGTGACATTGAGCGATCAGGTCGTGGTGGAACCGCCGCCGGCACTGGTCGACGGGGACCGGGTCCTGGCAAACTAG